The Heyndrickxia vini genome contains a region encoding:
- a CDS encoding class I adenylate-forming enzyme family protein, with amino-acid sequence MNISELLARNGRKYPHQEAVILDNQRLTYKQLNEEVNRIAYGLLRLGFKKGDKAIIFMPNTIEFIATYFSIHRLGGISIPVNAKLTQNELKYIVDHSEANVLFVHESLWESIQDITSRQSLIKIKTGQSHNEWISYHELKVDSDKKEMTCSQKEDDLATILYTSGTTGKPKGVMLTNRNILNVAVMMCVELEMKLESRILHMMPLSHSAPLHLFLVAGTFVGATHVLSPIFTPEKLLHLVHHEKITHFFGAPVAYLFSARMPNLHEYDLSSMKYWVYGGAPLSKTEVEFVKAQFQTNQLMCVYGLTEAGPSGTLLTAEEHTIKSGSIGKRAALGTEIRIVDETGKDVPDGEVGEIALYGESIMKGYFKDELKTQDVMKKGWLLTGDLARKDEDGYYWIVDRKKDMIISGGVNIYPKEIEDLLIQHPAIVETAVIGVPHPDWGETVKVYAVVNKDLPHFEEECKRFLNGKIASFKIPRLYEIVDELPRNATGKILKHVLRNGVASL; translated from the coding sequence ATGAATATTTCGGAGTTGTTAGCGCGAAATGGGAGAAAATATCCTCATCAAGAAGCTGTCATCTTAGATAATCAACGATTGACGTATAAGCAATTAAATGAAGAAGTGAATCGGATAGCTTATGGATTACTGCGTCTTGGCTTTAAAAAAGGAGACAAGGCAATTATTTTCATGCCTAATACAATCGAGTTTATTGCAACCTATTTTTCAATCCATCGATTAGGCGGAATCAGTATTCCTGTTAACGCGAAGCTTACACAGAACGAGCTAAAATATATCGTTGATCATAGTGAAGCTAACGTTCTCTTCGTCCACGAGTCATTGTGGGAATCGATTCAAGACATAACTAGTCGTCAATCTTTAATTAAAATAAAAACAGGCCAAAGTCACAATGAGTGGATTTCTTATCATGAACTTAAAGTAGATAGTGACAAAAAAGAAATGACCTGTTCGCAAAAAGAAGATGATTTAGCAACGATCCTCTATACTTCAGGTACGACCGGAAAACCTAAAGGGGTCATGTTAACCAATCGAAATATATTAAATGTTGCGGTTATGATGTGTGTCGAGCTTGAGATGAAATTAGAAAGCCGAATTTTACACATGATGCCATTAAGTCATTCTGCCCCGCTGCACTTATTTTTAGTTGCAGGTACATTTGTGGGGGCAACCCATGTTTTATCACCTATTTTTACTCCTGAAAAATTACTGCATCTCGTCCATCATGAAAAAATTACTCATTTCTTCGGCGCACCAGTTGCTTACCTATTTTCCGCAAGGATGCCGAATTTACATGAATACGATCTTTCCTCAATGAAGTATTGGGTGTATGGAGGTGCACCACTATCCAAAACCGAAGTGGAGTTTGTAAAAGCCCAATTTCAAACAAATCAGCTTATGTGTGTTTACGGTTTAACGGAAGCCGGACCTAGTGGAACATTACTAACAGCAGAGGAACACACGATAAAATCGGGCAGTATTGGCAAGCGGGCAGCATTAGGGACGGAAATTAGAATTGTAGATGAAACTGGTAAAGATGTTCCTGATGGGGAAGTTGGCGAGATTGCCCTCTACGGAGAAAGTATCATGAAAGGGTATTTCAAGGACGAACTGAAGACTCAAGACGTTATGAAAAAAGGATGGCTATTAACAGGTGATTTAGCAAGAAAGGATGAGGACGGGTATTATTGGATTGTTGATCGAAAAAAAGACATGATCATTTCTGGAGGGGTAAATATCTATCCAAAGGAAATTGAAGATCTTTTAATACAACATCCAGCAATTGTTGAAACTGCGGTCATTGGGGTCCCGCACCCTGATTGGGGAGAGACTGTCAAAGTATACGCGGTAGTGAATAAAGATTTGCCACATTTTGAAGAGGAATGTAAGCGTTTCCTGAACGGGAAGATTGCGTCATTCAAAATTCCAAGATTGTATGAAATTGTTGACGAACTACCAAGAAATGCGACTGGAAAAATACTAAAACATGTTTTAAGAAATGGTGTTGCATCACTTTAA
- a CDS encoding MerR family transcriptional regulator has protein sequence MHYSITEVAKHFEVTTRTIRYYEELGLIKPIRDSYGKRIYTKKEFTRLVLIFRGKRLKFSLNEIREMIQLFDTDRTGTKQLEKTIEYGEKKFKEVVSKIEELTELKKDIEEYLADFKKRLS, from the coding sequence ATGCATTATTCGATTACAGAAGTAGCGAAACATTTTGAAGTAACAACGAGAACGATTCGATATTATGAAGAATTAGGATTAATTAAACCAATCAGAGATTCATACGGGAAAAGAATTTATACAAAAAAGGAATTTACGCGCTTAGTCCTTATTTTTCGTGGGAAACGGTTGAAATTTTCACTAAATGAAATTAGGGAGATGATCCAACTTTTTGACACAGATCGTACAGGAACAAAACAATTAGAAAAGACCATTGAATATGGCGAGAAAAAATTTAAGGAGGTGGTTAGCAAAATCGAAGAGCTGACCGAATTAAAAAAGGATATAGAAGAGTATTTGGCTGATTTTAAAAAAAGATTATCGTAA
- a CDS encoding aminopeptidase — MTTFQEKLEKYAELAVVVGVNVQKGQTLAINASIDAVEFVRLVTKKAYEVGAKNVVVNWNDDVVSKLKYDLAPDEVFTEYPKHRAAETTELAENGAAFISIVSSSPDLLKGVNPSRISNFQKAAGQALETYRQYIQSDKVSWTVIGVPSEAWAKKVFPDVSREEAVEKLWEAIFKSTRADLADPIQAWKDHDASLHEKVDYLNEKRYKKLHYTAPGTDLTVELPNGHLWVGAGSLNEQNIEFMANMPTEEVFTVPHKDGVDGHVSSTKPLSYGGNIIDEFTVYFEKGRIVDVKAKEGEEILKQLVETDEGSHYLGEVALVPHNSPISQSNILFLNTLYDENASNHFAIGSAYAFCVEGGKKMSREELLKNGLNQSITHVDFMVGSAEMNIDGIKEDGTTEPIFRNGDWAF, encoded by the coding sequence ATGACAACATTTCAAGAGAAGCTTGAGAAATATGCAGAACTAGCAGTTGTAGTTGGCGTGAATGTTCAAAAGGGCCAAACACTTGCAATAAATGCTTCAATTGACGCTGTAGAATTTGTTCGACTAGTAACGAAGAAAGCGTATGAAGTTGGTGCCAAAAATGTAGTTGTAAACTGGAATGATGATGTAGTGTCAAAGCTTAAGTATGACTTAGCTCCTGATGAAGTTTTTACAGAATACCCGAAACATCGTGCAGCTGAAACGACAGAACTGGCGGAAAATGGTGCTGCTTTCATTTCCATCGTTTCATCCAGCCCCGATTTATTAAAGGGTGTGAATCCTAGTCGGATTTCTAATTTCCAAAAGGCCGCTGGTCAAGCATTGGAAACATATCGTCAATACATCCAATCGGATAAAGTTAGCTGGACGGTCATTGGAGTTCCGTCTGAAGCATGGGCTAAAAAAGTATTTCCAGATGTGTCTCGAGAGGAAGCCGTTGAAAAGCTTTGGGAGGCGATTTTCAAATCAACGCGTGCAGACCTTGCCGATCCAATCCAAGCTTGGAAAGATCATGACGCATCCTTGCATGAAAAAGTCGATTATTTAAATGAAAAACGTTACAAAAAATTACACTATACTGCCCCTGGAACAGATTTAACGGTTGAACTACCAAATGGACATCTATGGGTAGGTGCTGGAAGCCTGAATGAGCAAAATATAGAGTTTATGGCGAATATGCCTACTGAAGAAGTATTTACGGTACCACATAAAGATGGTGTTGACGGCCATGTTTCAAGTACAAAACCATTAAGCTATGGCGGAAATATCATTGATGAATTTACCGTGTACTTTGAAAAAGGGCGAATTGTTGACGTAAAAGCAAAAGAGGGCGAAGAAATTTTAAAGCAATTAGTTGAAACGGATGAGGGTTCCCACTATCTTGGGGAAGTTGCTTTAGTACCGCATAATTCACCAATTTCACAATCGAATATTCTTTTCTTAAATACATTATATGACGAAAATGCATCAAACCATTTTGCGATTGGCAGTGCGTATGCATTTTGTGTTGAAGGCGGCAAAAAAATGTCCCGCGAAGAACTTCTGAAAAATGGCTTAAACCAAAGTATTACCCATGTTGATTTCATGGTAGGGTCAGCTGAAATGAATATCGATGGAATTAAGGAAGATGGAACAACTGAGCCAATTTTCCGTAATGGAGATTGGGCGTTTTAA
- a CDS encoding MDR family MFS transporter has protein sequence MRLRDWDKNLKIRLIGEALMNVTFWMFFPFLTIYFTESFGKGTAGILLIGSQILSVIANLLGGYYADRYGRKRMMVISACGQGIAFFIFAITNMPMVGFICFSVASIFGSFYYPASQAMVADVVKEKDRSDVFAIFYTSTNIAVVIGPLVGGIFFTYYRFELLLASAFVCIVLAFLLGKFTRETSPLQERTVDQSDKWYQVLKKQFSSYGIIFKDRVFLLFIVAGVLIGQTFMQLDLLIPVYTKEAIDKVSFFQLFTLNGEQIYGFILSENGFLVALFTVSITRWMTKFKEKKVFILSCICYALSMYLFAIFPNLWGFVFAMAIFSLGELVVAGIQQTFISKLAPEHMRGQYFAAASLRYTIARTIAPISIPLASFIGYFQTFNILAIIAVLSAFIYITMFNKLQLKQRSL, from the coding sequence ATGAGACTTAGGGACTGGGATAAAAATTTAAAGATTCGACTTATTGGGGAAGCATTGATGAATGTTACGTTTTGGATGTTTTTCCCCTTTTTAACGATTTACTTTACAGAATCTTTCGGTAAAGGAACTGCAGGGATATTATTAATTGGTTCACAAATTCTTTCTGTTATTGCCAATTTATTAGGCGGATATTATGCGGATAGGTACGGTCGTAAGAGAATGATGGTCATATCTGCTTGTGGGCAGGGAATCGCCTTTTTTATCTTTGCTATTACGAATATGCCTATGGTCGGATTTATTTGTTTTTCAGTGGCAAGCATTTTCGGTTCATTTTATTATCCAGCCAGCCAAGCAATGGTAGCTGATGTCGTAAAGGAAAAGGATCGAAGTGATGTGTTTGCTATCTTTTATACATCCACAAATATTGCGGTCGTTATTGGTCCGCTTGTGGGAGGCATCTTTTTCACCTATTATCGTTTTGAATTATTGCTTGCCTCGGCATTCGTTTGTATCGTATTAGCCTTTTTGTTAGGGAAATTCACGAGGGAAACTTCTCCTCTTCAAGAGCGGACTGTAGATCAATCCGATAAATGGTATCAAGTATTAAAAAAACAGTTTTCGTCTTACGGGATCATTTTTAAGGACAGAGTTTTTTTACTTTTTATCGTTGCGGGAGTTTTGATTGGCCAAACCTTTATGCAATTGGATTTACTAATTCCTGTGTATACAAAAGAAGCTATTGATAAGGTTTCCTTTTTTCAACTTTTTACACTTAACGGTGAACAAATATACGGATTCATTCTTTCCGAAAATGGCTTTTTAGTTGCTCTTTTTACTGTATCTATTACAAGATGGATGACTAAATTTAAGGAGAAAAAGGTATTTATTCTATCATGTATTTGCTATGCGCTTTCGATGTATCTTTTCGCTATTTTTCCGAATTTATGGGGATTTGTCTTTGCAATGGCAATTTTTTCTTTAGGCGAATTAGTGGTAGCAGGCATTCAACAAACATTTATCTCGAAGCTTGCTCCTGAACATATGCGTGGACAATATTTTGCAGCAGCGAGTTTGCGGTATACGATTGCCCGGACGATTGCACCTATTTCCATTCCGTTAGCTTCATTCATCGGCTATTTTCAAACATTTAATATTTTGGCTATTATTGCTGTCTTAAGCGCATTTATCTATATCACTATGTTCAATAAACTACAATTGAAACAAAGAAGTTTATAA
- a CDS encoding TraR/DksA C4-type zinc finger protein has product MLTNKQLSELRSQLLQEKHELEERFKLNDHYDLSKGHAHESVGELSSYDNHPGDEGTELYEREKDIALNEHSEYELHNIDKALEAMANGTYGKCVECGKEIPEERLEAIPTTLFCKEHSPDQTISEDRPVEEQVILSSSLGNFNFDDEKNEHVGFDDEDSWQAVAEWGTSESPSDLYNPPDNYNDMYINSDENVGYVEDFENFVGNDMYGKNTKYYPNPEYDKYTEELDEEGIMTTFGDLPAYEHDPYVEEDDDE; this is encoded by the coding sequence ATGCTTACAAATAAGCAACTTTCAGAACTGCGCTCTCAATTACTACAAGAAAAACATGAATTAGAAGAACGCTTCAAACTAAATGATCATTATGATTTGAGCAAAGGACATGCTCATGAATCGGTCGGGGAGTTATCCAGCTATGATAACCATCCAGGTGATGAAGGAACCGAACTATATGAACGGGAAAAAGATATTGCACTCAATGAGCATAGTGAATATGAGCTACACAATATTGATAAAGCGTTAGAAGCGATGGCAAATGGGACTTACGGAAAATGTGTGGAATGTGGAAAGGAAATTCCCGAAGAACGCCTGGAAGCTATTCCAACCACATTATTCTGTAAGGAACATAGTCCAGACCAAACGATCTCAGAGGATCGACCTGTTGAAGAACAAGTCATACTTTCCTCTTCCTTAGGAAATTTTAATTTTGATGATGAAAAAAATGAGCATGTCGGTTTTGATGATGAGGATTCTTGGCAAGCTGTAGCTGAATGGGGTACATCAGAATCCCCTTCTGATTTATACAATCCTCCCGATAATTATAATGACATGTATATTAATTCCGATGAAAATGTTGGTTATGTAGAAGACTTTGAAAATTTTGTTGGAAATGATATGTATGGGAAAAATACAAAATATTATCCTAACCCTGAATATGATAAATATACAGAGGAATTAGACGAAGAAGGAATAATGACTACCTTTGGTGACTTACCAGCCTATGAGCATGATCCATATGTTGAAGAGGATGATGATGAATAA
- the hutH gene encoding histidine ammonia-lyase, with the protein MIQLTGNTLTINEVKKVLFDSEQVGIAKASMEKVNRSHEAVQRIVKEKKVVYGITTGFGKFSDVYIDSENVEELQLNLIHSHACGVGEPFPEIVSKAMLLLRANALTKGFSGVRPLVIETLVHFINAGIHPVIPQQGSLGASGDLAPLSHLALALMGEGEVFYKGERVPTEVALRDTDIRPVTLQAKEGLALINGTQAMTAMGVVAYIEAEQLATHSELISSITIEALQGIIDAFDEDVHVARGYQQQVDVARRMREHLSDSKLITRQGELRVQDAYSLRCIPQVHGASWQALDYVKEKLEIEINAATDNPLIFDDGEKIISGGNFHGQPIAIAMDFMKIAVAELANISERRIERLVNPSLNDLPGFLSPEPGLQSGAMIMQYAAASLVSENKTLAHPASVDSIPSSANQEDHVSMGTIAARHAYQIIQNSRRVLAIEMICAMQGAEYRGVEKMASATKEFYDKGREIVPSIVKDRIFSKDIEALAGWLAV; encoded by the coding sequence ATGATTCAATTAACGGGAAATACATTAACGATCAACGAGGTAAAAAAAGTATTATTCGACAGCGAACAAGTCGGAATCGCAAAAGCTAGTATGGAGAAAGTAAATCGCAGTCATGAAGCAGTTCAAAGAATTGTGAAGGAAAAGAAAGTTGTTTATGGAATAACGACTGGTTTTGGTAAATTCAGTGATGTTTATATTGATTCGGAAAATGTTGAAGAACTGCAATTAAATTTAATCCATTCCCATGCATGTGGGGTTGGTGAACCATTTCCTGAAATCGTTTCAAAGGCAATGCTATTATTACGTGCAAATGCATTAACAAAAGGATTTTCAGGTGTGCGTCCACTAGTCATTGAAACGCTCGTTCATTTTATCAATGCAGGTATTCACCCCGTCATTCCACAGCAAGGGTCATTAGGAGCAAGCGGAGATTTAGCTCCGTTATCACATCTTGCACTTGCATTAATGGGAGAAGGAGAAGTTTTTTATAAAGGTGAAAGAGTTCCTACTGAAGTAGCCCTAAGAGATACAGACATCCGCCCTGTCACTTTGCAGGCGAAAGAAGGATTAGCTCTCATTAACGGCACACAGGCAATGACTGCTATGGGTGTAGTTGCCTATATCGAGGCTGAACAATTGGCAACACACAGTGAGCTAATTTCTTCTATTACTATAGAAGCGTTACAAGGAATAATCGATGCATTTGATGAGGATGTTCATGTTGCTCGCGGATACCAACAACAAGTAGATGTTGCGAGAAGAATGCGTGAACATTTATCTGACAGCAAACTTATTACGCGACAAGGTGAGCTTCGAGTGCAGGATGCCTATTCATTAAGGTGTATCCCACAAGTCCACGGTGCCTCATGGCAAGCACTTGATTATGTAAAAGAAAAATTAGAAATTGAAATCAATGCCGCTACTGATAATCCATTAATTTTTGATGATGGGGAAAAAATTATTTCTGGTGGTAATTTTCATGGACAACCAATTGCAATTGCAATGGATTTTATGAAAATTGCTGTAGCGGAACTAGCCAATATTTCGGAAAGAAGAATCGAAAGACTGGTCAATCCAAGTCTAAACGATTTGCCGGGTTTCTTAAGCCCGGAACCGGGACTGCAATCGGGTGCGATGATTATGCAGTATGCTGCAGCATCTCTAGTATCTGAAAATAAAACATTAGCCCATCCTGCAAGTGTTGACTCCATACCATCATCTGCTAATCAAGAGGATCATGTGAGCATGGGAACGATTGCTGCAAGACATGCCTATCAAATTATCCAAAACTCAAGAAGGGTACTTGCCATTGAGATGATTTGTGCGATGCAAGGAGCCGAATATCGCGGAGTTGAAAAGATGGCAAGTGCAACAAAAGAATTCTATGATAAAGGACGAGAAATTGTACCTAGCATTGTGAAAGATCGAATTTTTTCTAAGGATATCGAAGCGCTGGCTGGATGGTTAGCAGTATAA
- a CDS encoding acyl-CoA thioesterase, translating to MSNRPTKFMRETLTIKTSHVLPPDTNHHGTLFGGKLMAYIDDTASIAATKFARNPIVTASTDSVDFIKPIRVGDAVTLEAMVTHTGRSSMEVFVKITSEHLLTGEKAIAALSFLTFVAIDENGRPVEVPIVVPETDQEKWLNETAKRRAEHRKMRKKESEELAQFFSE from the coding sequence ATGAGTAACCGCCCAACGAAATTTATGAGAGAAACCTTAACAATAAAAACAAGTCATGTGCTCCCACCTGATACAAATCATCACGGAACATTATTTGGTGGTAAATTAATGGCTTACATAGACGACACTGCATCGATTGCAGCTACTAAATTTGCAAGAAATCCTATTGTTACTGCATCAACTGACTCAGTTGATTTTATCAAGCCTATTCGTGTCGGAGATGCCGTTACATTGGAGGCGATGGTCACCCATACAGGACGAAGCTCAATGGAAGTCTTCGTAAAAATCACTTCTGAACATCTACTAACTGGTGAAAAGGCGATTGCCGCTTTATCTTTTCTAACCTTCGTTGCCATAGACGAAAACGGCCGTCCGGTTGAGGTTCCAATCGTTGTCCCCGAAACCGACCAAGAAAAATGGTTAAATGAAACAGCAAAAAGAAGAGCCGAACATCGTAAAATGCGCAAAAAAGAAAGTGAAGAACTTGCGCAATTCTTTTCAGAGTGA
- a CDS encoding GNAT family N-acetyltransferase, whose product MDLKIHNDFSKVNLDEMKKIYASVGWTKHTEEIIKQVFEASNVLAFVTVNGRIVGFGRAMSDGVFNAAIYDVVVHPDFQKQGIAKQIMQYLLEKLSDVSCVHLISTTGNEGFYKKLGLKRIKTGMARYLNPNLTNEYLE is encoded by the coding sequence ATGGATTTGAAAATACATAATGATTTTTCGAAAGTAAATCTTGATGAAATGAAAAAAATATATGCATCTGTCGGTTGGACGAAGCATACAGAAGAGATTATTAAGCAAGTGTTCGAAGCAAGTAATGTTCTTGCCTTTGTTACCGTAAATGGTCGAATTGTCGGATTTGGAAGAGCGATGAGTGATGGAGTGTTTAATGCGGCTATTTATGATGTTGTGGTACATCCGGATTTCCAAAAACAAGGGATAGCTAAACAAATTATGCAGTATTTACTTGAGAAACTAAGTGATGTGTCCTGCGTTCATTTAATCTCTACAACGGGAAATGAAGGCTTTTATAAGAAGCTCGGTTTAAAAAGAATTAAAACAGGAATGGCAAGGTACCTAAATCCGAATCTAACGAATGAATATTTAGAATAA
- a CDS encoding permease, giving the protein MNTIFISILIESLPFVLLGVIISGVIQMFITEEMIAKVIPKNRFLAVLSATIIGALFPACECGIVPITRRLMAKGVPLHAAIGFMLTGPIINPIVLFSTYIAFGNSWRMVLYRGGLSFVVALIIGFILSYQFKDSQLRDEAHDHHHHDHGHGFIGKIKGTLQHSIDEFFSVGKFLILGAFIAAAMQTFLKTSTLTAIGHGDYSSNIVMMALAYILSLCSEADAFIAASFQSTFSLNSLVAFLVFGAMFDIKNTLMMLSAFKSKFVLYLFIYVSIFVFLGSVVIGFL; this is encoded by the coding sequence ATGAATACGATTTTTATTAGTATTTTAATAGAATCATTGCCATTTGTTCTATTAGGTGTCATTATTTCAGGTGTCATTCAAATGTTTATAACTGAAGAAATGATTGCCAAAGTTATTCCAAAAAATCGCTTTTTGGCGGTGCTGTCAGCTACAATTATCGGTGCGTTATTTCCGGCGTGTGAATGCGGAATCGTTCCGATCACGAGACGGTTAATGGCCAAAGGTGTCCCGCTTCATGCAGCAATTGGTTTCATGTTGACCGGACCGATTATTAATCCGATTGTTCTATTTTCGACCTATATTGCTTTTGGAAACAGTTGGAGAATGGTGCTTTATCGAGGCGGTCTATCCTTTGTTGTTGCTCTTATCATCGGATTTATTTTGTCCTATCAATTTAAAGATTCCCAGCTTCGGGATGAGGCACATGATCACCATCATCATGATCATGGACATGGTTTTATTGGGAAAATTAAAGGAACACTCCAACACTCTATTGATGAGTTCTTTTCAGTTGGTAAGTTTTTAATTCTCGGTGCCTTTATTGCTGCCGCGATGCAAACATTTTTAAAAACATCTACTTTAACTGCGATTGGTCATGGTGACTACTCATCAAATATCGTTATGATGGCACTCGCGTATATTCTCTCATTATGTTCAGAGGCAGACGCATTTATCGCCGCATCATTCCAAAGTACATTTTCATTGAATTCATTAGTTGCCTTTCTTGTATTCGGCGCAATGTTTGATATCAAAAACACGTTAATGATGTTAAGTGCATTCAAATCTAAGTTTGTTCTATATTTATTTATCTATGTAAGTATCTTCGTCTTTTTAGGTTCAGTTGTTATAGGATTTTTATAA
- a CDS encoding TIGR03943 family putative permease subunit produces MLRFLILLGFSFLFMHLHVTGSISKYINMKYSYISYITIYVMFFLTFVQLIIYVKGDKKTSEDDCGHGCDHHHVRKGWKEYIFYPVLIFPIISVFFIPIATLDSNIVKAKGFHFDVYNDKDTSAIHQFLQPDSSIYYGQEGYDEYMDKAKKKFVNNKDKVVLDDKDFLIGMETIYKFPGYFDDKTIQVKGFTYNEKELESNQIFLFRFGIIHCVADSGVFGMLVQFPKDIHFKNDEWINVEGKLSNQYYQPFKKTIPVLEVTKWNTIPKPEDPYVYRTY; encoded by the coding sequence ATGCTAAGATTTCTCATTTTACTTGGATTTTCGTTTCTTTTTATGCACCTGCACGTAACAGGTTCCATTTCAAAGTACATTAATATGAAGTATTCTTATATCTCCTACATTACGATTTATGTTATGTTTTTCCTTACTTTTGTACAACTCATTATTTATGTAAAAGGGGATAAAAAGACTTCTGAAGATGACTGTGGACATGGTTGTGATCATCACCATGTAAGAAAAGGGTGGAAAGAATATATTTTCTATCCTGTTCTTATTTTCCCGATTATTTCCGTCTTCTTTATTCCAATTGCTACACTTGATTCTAATATTGTAAAAGCAAAAGGCTTCCATTTTGATGTGTATAATGATAAAGACACATCAGCTATCCACCAATTTTTACAGCCTGATTCAAGTATCTACTACGGGCAAGAAGGCTACGATGAGTACATGGATAAAGCGAAGAAAAAATTTGTTAACAATAAGGATAAAGTTGTCCTTGATGATAAAGATTTCCTCATTGGGATGGAAACCATTTATAAGTTTCCTGGTTATTTTGACGACAAAACCATTCAGGTTAAAGGATTTACTTATAATGAAAAAGAACTGGAATCAAATCAAATCTTCTTATTCCGGTTTGGTATCATCCACTGTGTTGCTGACTCCGGCGTATTCGGGATGCTCGTTCAGTTTCCAAAGGATATTCATTTCAAAAATGATGAATGGATCAATGTAGAAGGAAAATTAAGCAATCAATACTATCAGCCATTTAAGAAAACAATCCCTGTTCTAGAAGTAACAAAATGGAATACGATTCCTAAGCCAGAGGATCCATATGTTTATCGTACGTATTAA
- the mreBH gene encoding rod-share determining protein MreBH: protein MFSGTEIGIDLGTANILVYSKNKGVILNEPSVVAINTETKRVLAFGTDAKNMIGKTPGKIVAIRPLRDGVIADYDITTEMLKLIMKRIGKQLGFAVRKPSVVVCTPSGATSVERRAIQDAVKLAGAKTVHLIEEPVAAAIGADLPVDEPVANVIVDIGGGTTEVAIISYGGVVTCNTLRIGGDKMDEDIIQYVRKNYNLLIGERTAEQLKMEIGYALVDHEGMSMDVRGRDLVSGLPKTVSIHSKEIQGAIRESLLSILESIRATLENCPAELSGDIVDRGVILTGGGSMLNGIQEWLSKEIIVPVHLAPSPLESVAIGTGRSLQFINKLQTVAK, encoded by the coding sequence ATGTTTTCAGGTACAGAAATAGGGATCGATTTAGGTACTGCAAATATATTAGTCTATAGCAAAAATAAAGGTGTTATTTTAAACGAACCATCTGTCGTGGCAATTAATACTGAAACGAAACGCGTATTAGCTTTTGGTACGGATGCAAAAAACATGATTGGAAAAACTCCGGGAAAAATTGTGGCGATTCGTCCATTAAGAGATGGAGTCATTGCAGATTACGATATTACAACCGAAATGTTAAAATTAATAATGAAAAGAATTGGCAAGCAGCTAGGCTTCGCCGTTCGTAAACCAAGTGTTGTAGTTTGTACGCCATCCGGTGCAACGTCTGTAGAACGTCGCGCCATCCAGGATGCAGTAAAACTTGCCGGAGCAAAAACGGTTCATTTAATCGAGGAGCCGGTTGCTGCTGCGATTGGTGCTGATTTACCGGTGGACGAGCCGGTAGCGAACGTGATTGTCGATATCGGTGGCGGTACAACAGAAGTAGCCATCATCTCCTATGGTGGAGTTGTAACATGCAATACCCTTCGGATCGGCGGGGACAAAATGGATGAGGATATCATTCAATATGTTCGAAAAAACTACAATCTTCTCATCGGAGAACGTACAGCTGAACAATTAAAAATGGAAATTGGCTATGCACTTGTTGATCATGAAGGGATGTCTATGGATGTCCGTGGCCGTGATTTAGTATCAGGACTTCCAAAGACAGTCAGCATCCACTCAAAAGAAATCCAAGGTGCAATTCGTGAATCCCTTCTAAGTATATTAGAAAGTATTCGTGCAACCCTCGAAAACTGTCCTGCTGAACTTAGCGGCGACATCGTTGACCGAGGTGTAATCTTAACTGGAGGCGGTTCTATGCTAAATGGCATTCAAGAATGGTTGAGCAAAGAAATCATTGTTCCTGTTCATTTGGCGCCAAGTCCATTAGAATCTGTTGCCATCGGTACAGGACGCTCTCTGCAGTTTATTAATAAACTGCAAACAGTAGCAAAATAA